The Mixta hanseatica genome includes a region encoding these proteins:
- the fre gene encoding NAD(P)H-flavin reductase: protein MTTLSCKVTSVEAITDTVYRVRLVPEADFSFRAGQYLMVVMDERDKRPFSLASTPMEKDIIELHIGASELNLYAMAVMERIQQQREVVVDIPHGDAWLREESQRPMILIAGGTGFSYARSILLTALAQQPERDIAIYWGGRESHHLYDLEELNALAVRHANLKVVPVVEQTDASWQGRSGTVLTAVMQDFGTLAEHDIYIAGRFEMAKIARERFCAERGAQEAQIYGDAFAFI from the coding sequence ATGACAACGTTAAGCTGTAAAGTGACCTCGGTAGAGGCGATTACCGATACTGTTTATCGGGTACGACTGGTGCCGGAGGCGGATTTTAGCTTCCGCGCCGGACAGTATTTGATGGTGGTGATGGATGAACGCGATAAGCGTCCGTTCTCTCTGGCGTCGACGCCGATGGAAAAAGATATTATCGAACTGCATATCGGGGCCTCGGAACTGAACCTGTATGCGATGGCAGTGATGGAGCGCATCCAGCAGCAACGCGAAGTGGTGGTAGATATTCCGCACGGCGACGCCTGGCTGCGTGAAGAGAGTCAGCGCCCCATGATTTTGATTGCTGGCGGTACTGGTTTTTCCTATGCCCGTTCTATCCTGCTGACGGCGCTGGCGCAGCAGCCGGAGCGCGATATCGCTATCTACTGGGGCGGCCGTGAAAGCCATCATCTGTATGACCTGGAAGAGCTGAACGCGTTGGCGGTGCGTCATGCCAATCTGAAGGTGGTACCGGTTGTCGAACAGACGGATGCTTCATGGCAGGGGCGCAGCGGTACGGTGCTTACCGCAGTTATGCAGGATTTCGGCACGCTTGCCGAGCATGATATTTATATTGCCGGTCGTTTTGAGATGGCGAAAATCGCGCGCGAACGTTTTTGCGCTGAGCGCGGCGCGCAGGAAGCGCAAATCTATGGCGATGCCTTTGCCTTTATCTAA
- the fadA gene encoding acetyl-CoA C-acyltransferase FadA: MENVVIVDAIRTPMGRSKGGAFRQVRAEDLSAHLMRSLLSRNPALEAAALDDIYWGCVQQTLEQGFNIARNAALLAEIPHSVPAATVNRLCGSSMQALHDAARAIMVGDAHACLIGGVEHMGHVPMNHGVDFHPGLSRTVAKAAGMMGLTAEMLARMHHISREMQDSFAARSHQRAWAATQAGHFHNEIVATGGHDTDGVLKRYDFDEVIRRETTTESLAALKPAFDPINGTVTAGSSSALSDGAAAMLVMSESRAHALGLKPRARIKAMAVVGCDPSIMGYGPVPASKLALKRAGLSVSDIDLFELNEAFAAQTLPCIKDLGLLDQMDEKVNLNGGAIALGHPLGCSGARISTTLLNLMERRDAQFGLATMCIGLGQGIATIFERV, translated from the coding sequence ATGGAAAATGTAGTTATTGTTGATGCCATCCGTACGCCGATGGGCCGTTCCAAAGGAGGAGCATTCCGTCAGGTTCGCGCTGAAGATCTTTCCGCTCACCTGATGCGCAGCCTGCTTAGCCGCAATCCGGCGCTGGAAGCCGCGGCGCTGGATGATATTTACTGGGGCTGCGTACAGCAGACGCTGGAACAAGGTTTTAATATTGCGCGTAACGCCGCGCTGCTGGCGGAAATCCCGCACAGCGTGCCGGCCGCCACCGTTAACCGCCTGTGCGGTTCCTCTATGCAGGCATTGCACGATGCCGCGCGCGCGATTATGGTCGGCGATGCGCACGCCTGTCTTATTGGCGGCGTGGAGCATATGGGCCACGTGCCGATGAATCATGGCGTCGATTTTCATCCCGGCTTAAGCCGCACCGTGGCGAAAGCTGCGGGCATGATGGGCCTGACGGCGGAAATGCTGGCGCGTATGCACCACATTAGCCGTGAAATGCAGGACAGCTTTGCGGCGCGTTCGCATCAGCGCGCCTGGGCCGCAACTCAGGCGGGGCATTTCCATAATGAAATTGTCGCCACCGGCGGTCACGATACCGACGGCGTATTGAAACGCTACGATTTTGATGAGGTGATCCGCCGCGAGACCACGACTGAATCTCTGGCGGCGTTGAAACCCGCCTTCGATCCGATCAACGGCACGGTCACCGCGGGCAGTTCATCCGCGCTATCAGACGGCGCGGCAGCGATGCTGGTCATGAGCGAATCACGCGCCCACGCGCTGGGGCTGAAACCACGCGCGCGCATTAAAGCGATGGCGGTGGTCGGCTGCGATCCTTCTATTATGGGTTACGGCCCGGTGCCGGCTTCAAAGCTGGCGCTGAAGCGTGCCGGCCTGAGCGTTAGCGATATCGATTTGTTTGAGTTAAACGAGGCATTCGCGGCGCAAACCCTGCCCTGCATCAAAGATTTAGGTTTACTGGATCAGATGGATGAGAAGGTTAATCTGAACGGCGGCGCCATTGCGCTGGGGCATCCGCTGGGCTGTTCCGGCGCGCGCATCAGCACGACCCTGCTCAACCTGATGGAGCGGCGCGATGCGCAGTTTGGCCTCGCCACCATGTGTATCGGTCTCGGTCAGGGCATCGCCACTATCTTTGAGCGCGTTTAA